A stretch of Paludisphaera borealis DNA encodes these proteins:
- a CDS encoding DUF6174 domain-containing protein, with protein sequence MAEHRPGLVVRWIGCIVLPAVVAAAVAGCSRGETVTADSLAAAKAVWARAGVRNYQLEWKASGTNSAHYVVTVRDGAVTLIVSLTPKGDEVPVHPAETKFYSVDGLFTTIADELAQLKTERPFGQPPEAKVVMRARFDPKLGYPVSYHRDVLGTTQGLAIDVIHLIPTIIPVNPDGSPKT encoded by the coding sequence ATGGCAGAGCATCGACCGGGTCTCGTCGTTCGTTGGATCGGGTGCATCGTCTTGCCGGCGGTCGTCGCGGCGGCCGTTGCGGGCTGCTCGCGAGGCGAGACGGTCACGGCCGACTCGCTGGCCGCCGCCAAGGCGGTCTGGGCGCGCGCCGGAGTTCGCAATTACCAGCTCGAATGGAAAGCGTCGGGAACGAATTCCGCCCACTACGTCGTCACCGTGCGCGACGGCGCGGTGACCCTGATCGTGTCGCTGACCCCAAAGGGCGACGAGGTCCCGGTGCATCCCGCCGAGACGAAGTTCTACAGCGTCGACGGTCTGTTCACGACGATCGCCGACGAGCTGGCGCAGCTCAAGACCGAGCGCCCGTTCGGCCAGCCCCCCGAGGCCAAGGTGGTGATGCGCGCCCGCTTCGACCCCAAGCTCGGCTATCCGGTCTCGTACCACCGCGACGTGCTGGGCACCACCCAGGGGCTCGCCATCGACGTGATCCACCTGATCCCCACCATTATCCCAGTCAACCCGGACGGTTCGCCGAAAACCTGA
- a CDS encoding DUF937 domain-containing protein, whose product MAVDLLSKMKVFWTSEAIHQLSVMLNAQPDRVEQVLSLGAPTILAGLLKAATGTTDAHRLVDLVSREPEEMARFGGLSGLLNHLAGLGDVVGLDPLVKYGRSALRSIFGDKLDAVLNLIATDSGAKPATAATLMSLLAPTLMGMIREETATRGLTGDSLRNFLLTQRDSIAALAPGKLAETLGVRSLADLGTWTDPTRTPSPSPGAASPGFAKGTPASVHSTTIHRTMPVSRGPSATRWAIPLALGILAVAAGYYFLPKANPPRPENKPINTADLARSAPPAPDKTVHADAPAALRDDVTSPATTADGRRVVETGAQRISLALPGDATVEVPEGSYLEAAVKMLRDETAKTAQTFEAEGLAFDQNSKLTPDSVHSAEHLATIAKAYPKAKLKIEARESPGGADDQKERLATAQKQADAVRDALIGAGVPGERVVAEVRAADSLDAPIQTKKTAVYVVIIPQ is encoded by the coding sequence ATGGCCGTTGATTTACTCAGCAAGATGAAGGTTTTCTGGACCAGCGAGGCGATTCATCAGTTGAGCGTAATGCTCAACGCGCAGCCCGATCGCGTGGAACAGGTTCTGAGCCTAGGCGCTCCCACGATCCTCGCCGGGCTGCTCAAGGCCGCGACCGGGACGACGGACGCTCACCGTCTAGTCGATCTCGTGAGCCGCGAGCCCGAAGAGATGGCGCGGTTCGGCGGGCTCTCGGGCCTGTTGAATCATCTGGCGGGTCTCGGCGACGTCGTCGGACTCGACCCACTCGTGAAGTACGGACGGTCGGCGCTCCGGTCGATCTTCGGCGACAAGCTGGACGCCGTGCTGAACCTCATCGCGACCGACAGCGGCGCCAAGCCGGCGACGGCCGCCACCCTGATGAGCCTTCTCGCCCCCACGCTGATGGGTATGATCCGCGAGGAGACCGCCACGCGCGGGCTTACCGGCGACAGCCTCCGCAACTTCCTCCTGACCCAGCGCGACTCCATCGCCGCCCTCGCGCCCGGCAAGCTCGCGGAGACGCTGGGCGTGCGCAGCCTCGCCGATCTCGGCACGTGGACCGATCCCACGCGCACTCCCTCCCCTTCCCCCGGTGCCGCTTCTCCCGGCTTTGCGAAAGGAACACCCGCATCCGTCCACTCGACGACGATCCACCGCACCATGCCCGTCTCCAGAGGCCCCTCAGCCACGCGGTGGGCGATCCCGCTGGCTCTGGGGATCTTGGCGGTGGCGGCTGGCTACTATTTCCTCCCGAAGGCCAACCCTCCCAGGCCGGAGAACAAACCAATCAATACGGCCGACCTTGCTCGAAGCGCGCCCCCCGCGCCCGACAAGACGGTGCACGCCGACGCGCCGGCGGCGTTGCGAGACGACGTGACGTCGCCCGCGACGACGGCCGACGGCCGACGCGTCGTCGAGACCGGCGCCCAACGGATCTCCCTGGCCCTCCCCGGCGACGCCACCGTCGAAGTCCCCGAGGGCTCGTACCTTGAAGCCGCCGTCAAGATGCTCCGGGACGAGACGGCGAAAACGGCCCAGACCTTTGAGGCCGAAGGTCTCGCATTCGACCAGAATTCCAAGCTCACGCCCGACTCGGTTCACTCGGCCGAACACCTCGCCACGATCGCCAAGGCGTATCCGAAGGCGAAACTCAAAATCGAGGCCCGCGAGTCGCCCGGCGGGGCCGACGACCAGAAGGAACGCCTGGCCACCGCCCAGAAACAAGCCGATGCGGTCCGCGACGCCCTGATCGGGGCCGGCGTCCCTGGCGAGCGCGTCGTCGCCGAGGTCCGGGCCGCCGACTCGCTCGACGCCCCCATCCAGACCAAGAAAACCGCCGTCTACGTCGTCATCATCCCCCAGTAA
- a CDS encoding DUF4886 domain-containing protein, whose protein sequence is MSLILVLPILVGAGKEEPRTVRLLTVGNSFSGNATHYLSDVVTAAGDVLVHHQAAIPGGTLEQHWEKFQRHEADPNDPRGLYSTKMSLKQELAAEPWDYVTIQQASIKSHDVSTYRPFARRLVDLIRVQSPRAKVLVHETWAYRRDDPRFAVKSPGPGEPADQEAMYRGLSHAYRTIAGELGAAIIPVGDAFHLADADPEWGYRPDPKFDFAKATFPALPKQTHSLHLGWKWSKRGGGRYALDIDGHHANVAGEYLGGCVFYEVLYGKSVVGNAFRPRGINADYARFLQETAHRAVAGSRVIGARTKTLAEATR, encoded by the coding sequence TTGAGTCTGATCCTCGTTCTGCCGATCCTGGTCGGCGCGGGGAAGGAGGAGCCCAGGACGGTGCGATTGCTGACCGTGGGCAACAGTTTCTCGGGGAACGCCACGCACTATCTGTCCGACGTCGTCACGGCGGCGGGCGACGTCCTTGTGCACCATCAGGCGGCGATCCCGGGCGGAACTCTCGAACAGCACTGGGAGAAATTCCAGCGTCATGAAGCCGATCCGAACGATCCGCGCGGCCTCTATTCCACCAAGATGAGCCTGAAGCAAGAGCTGGCCGCCGAGCCGTGGGACTACGTCACGATCCAGCAGGCGAGCATCAAGAGCCACGACGTCTCGACCTACCGGCCGTTCGCCCGCCGGCTTGTCGACTTGATCCGGGTCCAATCGCCCCGCGCGAAGGTGCTGGTCCACGAGACGTGGGCCTACCGTCGCGACGATCCCCGGTTCGCCGTCAAGTCGCCCGGCCCCGGCGAGCCGGCCGACCAGGAGGCGATGTATCGGGGCCTCTCCCACGCCTACCGGACGATCGCCGGCGAGCTGGGCGCGGCGATCATCCCGGTCGGCGACGCCTTCCACCTGGCCGACGCCGATCCCGAATGGGGCTATCGGCCCGATCCGAAATTCGACTTCGCGAAGGCGACGTTCCCCGCGCTGCCCAAGCAGACGCACTCGCTGCACTTAGGCTGGAAGTGGTCGAAACGAGGCGGCGGTCGGTACGCGCTGGACATCGACGGCCACCACGCGAACGTCGCCGGCGAGTACCTCGGCGGCTGTGTGTTCTACGAGGTGCTTTACGGAAAGTCGGTCGTGGGCAATGCGTTCCGCCCCCGAGGAATCAATGCTGACTACGCCCGCTTCCTTCAGGAAACGGCCCATCGAGCCGTCGCCGGATCGCGGGTGATCGGTGCCCGGACGAAAACGCTGGCCGAGGCGACGCGCTGA
- a CDS encoding sulfatase gives MKSFNWAFVAGLALATAAEARADDRPNVLFIAVDDLNDWVGYLGGNRQTATPNIDRLAARGVRFTRSYCAAPVCNPSRAALMSGLRPSTSGVYENDDDWRTAIAPELTLPTAFRKAGYTIHGAGKIYHESYGRRTEWNEYLPTAGQDPKPTGDTGVGGIKFAPLDCKDEDLREWKIVDYAIDQLGQKHDKPFLLTVGLHKPHMPWNVPRKYYDQHPLESIELPPHRPDDLNDVPPAGVQMAKPEGDHKAMLESGRWKEAVQGYLAAISYCDAMIGRLLDGLDRSAYRDDTVIVFWGDHGWHLGEKSHWRKFALWEEATRAPLIWVAPGVTKPGTVCERTVDFMTIFPTLTDLCGVPTPKHVEGKSIRSLLVDPKAPWDQPAVTTHRFKNHAVRSEDWRYIRYENGDEELYDEKADPYEWVNLANDPKYASKKVELAKWLPTSNHPDINPTGRPGAAAKTAARAGE, from the coding sequence ATGAAGTCTTTCAACTGGGCGTTCGTCGCGGGCCTCGCGCTCGCGACGGCCGCCGAAGCGCGGGCCGACGACCGGCCGAACGTGCTGTTCATCGCCGTCGACGACCTCAACGACTGGGTCGGCTACCTCGGCGGCAACCGCCAGACGGCCACGCCCAACATCGACCGCCTCGCCGCCCGAGGCGTCCGGTTCACCCGGAGCTACTGCGCCGCGCCGGTCTGCAATCCGTCGCGAGCCGCGCTGATGTCCGGCCTGCGGCCGTCGACCTCGGGCGTCTACGAGAACGACGACGACTGGCGGACGGCGATCGCGCCCGAACTCACCCTGCCGACCGCCTTCCGCAAAGCGGGCTACACCATCCACGGCGCGGGCAAGATCTACCACGAGAGCTACGGCCGCCGGACCGAGTGGAACGAATACTTGCCGACCGCCGGCCAGGACCCCAAGCCGACCGGCGACACCGGAGTCGGCGGCATCAAGTTCGCGCCGCTCGACTGCAAGGACGAAGACCTTCGCGAGTGGAAGATCGTCGACTACGCGATCGACCAGCTCGGCCAGAAGCACGACAAGCCGTTCCTGCTGACGGTCGGCCTGCACAAGCCGCACATGCCGTGGAACGTCCCCCGCAAGTATTACGACCAGCACCCGCTCGAATCGATCGAGCTGCCGCCGCACCGCCCCGACGACCTTAACGACGTCCCCCCGGCCGGCGTGCAGATGGCGAAGCCCGAGGGCGACCACAAGGCGATGCTCGAATCCGGGCGCTGGAAGGAGGCCGTCCAGGGCTACCTCGCGGCGATCTCGTATTGCGACGCCATGATCGGCCGCCTGCTCGACGGCCTCGACCGCTCGGCCTACCGCGACGACACCGTGATCGTCTTCTGGGGCGACCACGGCTGGCACCTCGGCGAGAAGAGCCACTGGCGCAAGTTCGCCCTCTGGGAAGAGGCCACCCGCGCCCCCTTGATCTGGGTCGCCCCCGGCGTGACCAAGCCGGGGACGGTCTGCGAGCGGACCGTCGACTTCATGACCATCTTCCCGACGCTCACCGACCTCTGCGGCGTCCCCACGCCCAAGCACGTCGAGGGCAAGAGCATCCGGTCGCTGCTCGTCGACCCGAAAGCCCCGTGGGATCAGCCCGCCGTGACCACCCACCGGTTCAAGAACCACGCCGTCCGCTCCGAGGACTGGCGCTACATCCGTTATGAGAACGGCGACGAGGAACTCTACGACGAGAAAGCCGACCCGTACGAATGGGTCAACCTCGCCAACGACCCCAAGTACGCCTCGAAAAAGGTCGAGCTGGCCAAATGGCTGCCGACCTCGAACCATCCCGACATCAACCCCACCGGCCGCCCGGGCGCGGCGGCGAAAACCGCCGCGCGAGCCGGCGAGTAA
- a CDS encoding sulfatase translates to MRRDLSAVMLAAMVIVASSGVGSASEAGKPNIVLLVADDLGHADLGFQGARDIPTPHLDALAASGVKFTNGYVSGPYCSPTRAGLLTGRYQQRFGHEFNGGGPGAAGGVPFGLPTSQTTIADRLKAAGYVTGLVGKWHLGGAPQFHPQKRGFDEFFGFLGGAHTYFAGKSTDIYRGTKLIEEPTYLTDAFAREAVSFIDRHKEAPFFLELAFNAVHTPMDATSERVARFASIADPTRRTYAAMLSALDDAVGAVLDKLRASGLEENTLIVFFSDNGGPTMLGTTINGSSNAPFRGSKRTTLEGGIHVPFVASWKGKLPAGKVYDQPVIQLDVLPTALAAAGVPPQPDWNLDGVNLLPYLTGAETKAPHDTLFWRLGDQAAIRRGDWKLVRYDATLDTPGATSNPRTAHATPFRLYNLAEDQGETRDRSADYPDKAKELLASWEDWSRQLATPLWGQGGPAAQAKN, encoded by the coding sequence GTGCGCCGTGATTTGTCCGCCGTGATGCTGGCCGCGATGGTGATCGTCGCAAGTTCGGGAGTGGGTTCGGCTTCCGAGGCCGGGAAGCCGAACATCGTACTTTTGGTGGCTGACGACCTGGGGCACGCCGACCTGGGTTTCCAGGGGGCCCGCGACATTCCGACGCCGCACCTTGACGCGTTGGCGGCGAGCGGGGTGAAGTTCACGAACGGCTATGTTTCCGGCCCGTATTGCAGTCCGACCCGCGCGGGGCTGTTGACGGGTCGTTATCAGCAGCGGTTCGGGCACGAGTTCAACGGCGGCGGGCCGGGCGCGGCCGGCGGGGTTCCGTTCGGTTTGCCGACGTCGCAGACGACGATCGCCGACCGGCTCAAAGCCGCCGGCTACGTGACGGGCCTGGTCGGCAAGTGGCATCTCGGCGGGGCTCCGCAGTTCCACCCGCAGAAGCGGGGTTTCGACGAGTTCTTCGGGTTCCTCGGCGGCGCCCACACGTATTTCGCCGGTAAGAGCACCGACATTTATCGCGGGACCAAGCTCATCGAGGAGCCGACGTACCTGACCGACGCCTTCGCCCGCGAGGCGGTGTCGTTCATCGACCGCCACAAGGAAGCGCCGTTCTTCCTCGAACTCGCCTTCAACGCCGTGCATACGCCGATGGACGCGACCAGCGAGCGAGTCGCCCGGTTCGCGAGCATCGCCGACCCGACCCGGCGGACCTACGCGGCCATGCTCTCAGCCCTCGACGACGCGGTCGGCGCGGTGCTCGACAAGCTTCGGGCGTCGGGCCTTGAAGAGAACACGCTGATCGTCTTCTTCAGCGACAACGGCGGCCCGACCATGCTGGGCACGACGATCAACGGCTCAAGCAACGCCCCGTTCCGGGGCTCGAAGCGGACGACGCTCGAAGGCGGAATCCACGTCCCGTTCGTCGCGAGCTGGAAGGGCAAGCTGCCGGCCGGCAAGGTCTACGATCAGCCGGTGATCCAGCTCGACGTGCTGCCGACCGCGCTGGCCGCCGCGGGCGTCCCCCCCCAGCCCGACTGGAACCTCGACGGCGTCAACCTCCTGCCGTACCTGACCGGAGCCGAGACGAAGGCGCCGCACGACACGCTCTTTTGGCGGCTTGGCGACCAGGCGGCGATCCGTCGCGGCGACTGGAAACTCGTGCGGTACGACGCGACGCTCGACACCCCCGGCGCGACGTCCAACCCCCGCACCGCCCACGCGACCCCCTTCCGCCTCTACAACCTCGCCGAAGACCAGGGCGAGACCCGCGACCGCAGCGCCGACTATCCCGACAAGGCCAAGGAGCTGCTCGCCTCCTGGGAAGACTGGAGCCGCCAGCTCGCCACCCCGCTGTGGGGGCAAGGCGGCCCGGCGGCCCAGGCCAAGAACTGA
- a CDS encoding DUF1559 domain-containing protein produces MGIRKKTLAGSLRIGRAGFTLIELLVVIAIIAVLIALLLPAVQSAREAARRIQCTNNLKQLGLALHNYHDVHGRFAPGSIQVTVNNIAYRQPFITSLMPFLEQGNLTNSFNFTLSFQADGNQTTRAARVNAFDCPSDQQVVFVNNGGNVTDVKGSYGVNWGQNTYSDQVSPAPFFLNYGASFAEIVDGTSNTYLMSELIQLPHPPGQDVSVIDRRGRVWSDQPSSHQITSRNAPNTQVPDYGACWNGTDPKAPCQRNTNDGPNHYLSARGKHPGGVNTLIGDGSVRFIKDSISLPTWRAISSRAGGEVISADSL; encoded by the coding sequence ATGGGAATCAGGAAAAAGACCCTTGCCGGATCGTTGCGGATCGGGCGGGCGGGATTCACGTTGATCGAGTTGTTGGTGGTGATCGCGATCATCGCCGTGTTGATCGCGCTGTTGTTGCCGGCGGTGCAGTCGGCGCGTGAGGCGGCGCGGCGGATTCAGTGCACGAACAATCTGAAGCAGCTTGGCCTGGCGCTGCACAATTATCACGACGTCCACGGGCGGTTCGCGCCGGGGTCGATCCAGGTGACGGTCAATAACATCGCGTATCGCCAGCCGTTCATCACGTCGCTCATGCCGTTCCTGGAGCAGGGCAATCTGACCAACAGCTTCAACTTCACCCTCTCGTTCCAGGCCGACGGCAACCAGACGACCCGCGCGGCGCGGGTGAACGCCTTCGACTGCCCTTCGGATCAGCAGGTCGTGTTCGTGAACAACGGCGGCAACGTGACCGACGTCAAGGGGAGCTATGGCGTCAATTGGGGGCAGAACACGTACAGCGACCAGGTGTCGCCGGCGCCGTTCTTTCTCAACTACGGCGCGTCGTTCGCCGAGATCGTCGACGGCACGAGCAACACCTATTTGATGTCCGAGTTGATCCAGTTGCCGCACCCGCCGGGCCAGGACGTTTCGGTCATCGACCGTCGCGGCCGGGTCTGGAGCGATCAGCCGTCATCGCACCAGATCACGTCCCGAAACGCGCCCAACACCCAGGTGCCCGACTATGGCGCGTGCTGGAACGGGACCGATCCCAAGGCCCCCTGCCAGCGCAACACCAACGACGGCCCCAACCACTACCTGTCGGCGCGCGGCAAGCACCCCGGCGGCGTCAACACGCTGATCGGCGACGGCTCGGTCCGGTTCATCAAGGATTCGATCTCCCTGCCGACCTGGCGCGCGATCAGCAGCCGGGCCGGCGGCGAGGTCATCAGCGCGGACTCCCTCTAA
- a CDS encoding SRPBCC family protein — MSREPQIAVTVVRRFDASPERVFDAWLDPATVGLWLFATKTGEVVRVEVDPRVGGSFVIVDRRDGEDVAHTGAYLEIDRPRRLVFDFWVDKLPDHPSRVSVDIVPLPAGCELTLTQEFSAEMAEYKERSRVGWGKLLDALAATLA, encoded by the coding sequence ATGAGCAGGGAACCGCAGATCGCCGTGACCGTCGTCCGCCGCTTCGACGCCTCGCCCGAGCGGGTCTTCGACGCCTGGCTCGACCCGGCGACGGTGGGCCTTTGGCTGTTTGCGACGAAGACGGGGGAAGTCGTGCGGGTAGAGGTCGATCCGCGCGTCGGCGGGTCGTTCGTCATCGTCGACCGGCGTGACGGCGAAGACGTCGCCCACACCGGCGCGTACCTGGAGATCGACCGCCCGCGCCGGCTCGTCTTCGACTTCTGGGTCGACAAGCTCCCGGATCACCCCAGTCGGGTGAGCGTCGACATCGTCCCGCTTCCCGCCGGCTGCGAGCTGACGCTGACCCAGGAATTCAGCGCGGAGATGGCCGAGTACAAGGAGCGGTCCAGAGTCGGCTGGGGTAAGCTCCTCGACGCCCTGGCCGCGACCCTCGCGTGA